The Arachis ipaensis cultivar K30076 chromosome B03, Araip1.1, whole genome shotgun sequence region agaatgctatgaatgtcaagatgaacaccaagaacactatgaatgtcatgatgaacatcaaaaatatatttttgaaaaaattttttatgcaaagaaaacatgcaagacaccaaacttagaattctttaatgcctaGACaccaagaattcaagaatgcatatgaaaaacactatacaacacaaaacaaaaaattatcaagatcaaacaagaagacttaccaagaacaacttgaagatcatgaagaacactatgaatgcatgatattttcgaaaaatgcaagatgcatatgcaaNNNNNNNNNNNNNNNNNNNNNNNNNNNNNNNNNNNNNNNNNNNNNNNNNNNNNNNNNNNNcttgaggaacagtagagctccacaccttaatctatggagtgtagaaactctaccgttaaaagtacataagtgaaaggtccaggcatggccgagatggccagcctccTAAAgcatgatcaatagtctcctaagatgaacaatgaattaaaactgagaccaaagatacctaatacaatagtaagaggtcctatttataataaactagctactagggtttacatgagtaagtaattgatgcataaatccacttcctgggcccacttggtgtgtgtttgggctgagcctgagtgttgcacgtgcagaggccatttgtgaagttgaacgccagtttctgtgccagtttgggcgttcaactctggttttggatccttttctggcgctggacgccagatttgggcagaaggctggcgttgaacgccagtttacgtcgtcaattcttggccaaagtataaactattatatatttctggaaagccctggatgtctactttccaacgcaattggaagcgcgccatttcgagttctgtagctcctgaacattcactttgagtgcaggggggtcagaatccaacagcatcagcagtccttcttcaacctctgaatctgatttttgctcaagtccctcaatttcagccagaaaatacctgaaattacagaaaaacacacaaactcatagtaaagtccagaaatgtgaatttaacataaaaactaatgaaaacatccctaaaagtaactagatcctactaaaaacatactaaaaacaatgccaaaaagcgtataaattatccgctcatcagctaataatataaaaatgaacAAAACTATCCACCCCAACTCTACTAAGGACTTTCCAATTCTTAAGCCCCCCCTTTCCaaccctttcagctacaggtgtgaAAGCTTATTGTGAAGCTGTGGAAGCATGGAAGAATTTATTTGCAAGTTGAGTTATAGTTAGAATTTATTTCTTTCCTCTCGCCTTGTTAGTTGAAATTTTACTCAAAGGTGTAGCTTTTGCAATTGATTTTTTATGTTATACTAtaatgtattattaatattaagtataaGTATGTGTCATTTGTTcttgttgaaaaagttttaactTTTTAGTAAAATTATGGACAGATTAACACGTAAAGACTCagtattaaatagataataaacgAATTAGGTTAGTaatgccttacttttggtacgatcatgatgtGCTGAAAGTTGGGACATTACATTATACCAAACATACGGCATTACTAACCTAATgcctttattatctatttaatattaagCCTTTATGACATTAAGACGTTCCTAGTTTTAGGAAAAAGCTAGTAAATTTTGTTTTCATTCATTAAAAATCGTTCGTCAAAGACTTCtaatcaataataataatcacataattacaaGTAATACATTATACTTATCAATGAACAACAAATACAAGCCTACCCTCTAAAATAAAAGCTTCAACTAACAAGGCAAGGggtaaataaattctaataaccCAACTCGCAAAGAAATTCTTCTATGCTTCTGCAGCTTCGCAATAAGCCTTCGTACCTGcgggttagaagttaagttcattTTGCTATTATTAGCCAATAGTAACAAGCAACAAAATACATTCAACTTAACACATAAAGAACACAGAAGTCAAACAATCATAAAGTACATACAAAGCATCCACACATATACATAAAAAATACATCACAGAGAAATGTGCACAaacaaatatgatgcatgtctagtcctagtacagGTCATGAGCTCACATGTTGGTTTATATCCGCTCCCGATGTAATCCAGAATTCTTAGCCGAATATAGCTTTTTCAAAACTAAAGACAACATAGCAACCCTCTGCAAGTGAACTTAGGCTTACAGGAATagcaactctctgtaggtgaacctcggcctacaggagcaacactcTGAGGTACACAAATGATATCTACTACAAGTGAACTTTGGCCTATAGGACTTCTAGGGCTAACGGAAAAGCAGCACACAATTTACGAGTGTCTCCGTTCCTGTGTTCGGCCCAAGGCCCAATCAAACAATCAGTTCTCATATACAGTTTTCTTAAATCATTTCTCAGTTCTCAGTCAATCATTCAGTACTTAGTTCAGTCATTCAATTCGCAATTCTTAACttgtacaatttttttttcagtCATCAATAACCTATCCTCTGTCATGCTTTTATTTATCAATACTCTATTTTCACTAATCATTTTAACCTCATTCTTTTGTTATTAAGATAATTAtttaaatgataataataatatattataatatttcagagttaaaaattcaaaatcaaacaaaaaacttGGAGAAAACTTAAGGAGAGAAAATATTTACGCGCCATCTTACCGGCGGATTAATCCGACGGTAATACCGAcagaaatatttttgtattttttaaaattgatactGTCAAAATAttctaacagtaattctgacggtaatctttttttcttcttttaaaatctTTTGTCGTCCATCTATAACATCCccaaataattaataattgaaaACTTTAAACCTAATGTGAGAtatcaaaaatataaattaaaaatacagaATGATGATAATTGAAATATCTGAAACAATGCTAACTATATTACATTCTTCATAAAGTTTGGTAAAGAAATACATATCACAGAACTATGTTTACATTAACCCTATTCAAATTTatcatcttcttcctctggtTCACCATGCTCCTATTCCAAGATAGTTTCCTGATCATCGaactcgtcttcctcttcttcgtcaCCATCGACCcagtcttcttcttgaagatcttCGTCCTCTGGTGAAAGTGCGTCGGGATCTATTCCAAGGTCAATGATGTCATCATCCATAATAGTCGACCTAAGGGTGATTAGCTTACCGGTACCAACCACCATTTTCAAAGGAGTTAGGTCGTCAATCTTGTAAGGTTCCTGACCCTCTGTCCCATCATCAGACTCGATGTGGCCTCTTGGCTTAGTCTTAACCATAACCACCAAATTACACTTGCATGAATTGGACAAGGCAAATAGTATACTTGTCGTGCATTTTGAGGCAAAATAAAAAGATTGTAATGCCTATATCCCTGGTTACATTAACTTCAGTGATATCGTAGTTCTTGTGCTTTCAAGCTCCTTGTCACGAACTTGGATCATATAATTCACATTTAAACATGTACACCTTGTATGTAGTGCGATAGAAATACTTTAATTCAATTATATCATGCAACACACCGAACCAATCAGAATGACACTGCCTGAATCCCACAAACCCAAACTCCGGTGTTATGAATTTTCTTTCCAATCGACCACTGTAAGATATGGAACTGATATCTTTTAACATTGTATATCAGGTAggtagtgcccttattcattgGGCCCCAACTAAGGACAACCAGTTCCGAATCTGTTGTGTCAGTTAGATGCACACTAACGTATTCTCTAAACCAATGTAGAAAATTGTTCAATTAGGTATCAGAATTTGCGTCTTGGAATAACCTATATGATAGAATAGGATAAAGAAGTTTTGATTAAATTAAGAAGTTAGTATCTTATTAATTGCAATATTTACAAAGACTTGAAAAACTCATATGAAGTAAGATAAAATTTGGTCATAGTTAAGCAACACATGCAAATATGCAGCATCGATTTTCTTCTGCTCTAACTAGTAGTCACTACCCGCACCCATTGTAGCTCCTTCTAGAAAAAAGATTGGGTATGCTGTTTTACTTGATGAGGATTCTCCCCTCTCATCGTTCTTTGCAACCCTTGTTCTACATGACTCAACATTAGGCTGAAAATAGAATGAGCAAAATGCAGATGTTTCCTACATCCACTCCGCGCCTCATAGGCCCCTTCTCTCCTCAGAGTCGGCGGCAACCATCCGGTGACCAAGTAACCCAAATCACCGCCGTCCCCCTCGCGAAGCAGCGTCATCCCCTTTTGCGTCAGCGACGTCCCGCCCTCCTGGAGCAGCGCCGCACCGCCCCCTCCGCCGTCGGAGCCTCACCGCGAATATAACCATTTTCTTCCCCTCACGTAACCGTGTCGCGGACGCTGCCACAGACTCCGGTCGATGCCGCCACGGGTTCCCGCATACGCCGCCAAAAGCTCAACGATGCCACTGTTTGAATTAACCGTGTGAGTATGGTAGATGTAATGTACGCGTGCTTGAAGACAATATCAAATCAAACGCTCAATTGCTTACTTTTGATTCTCACTCATGTCTCCTCATCTGTTCAagctttttttctattttttatttctcCAATTTTATGGTTACATCAAATCATAAGAGTCATGTGTTAAATTatacattttttcttttgtttttaataaaaattaaattgttggATGATCATAGTTATTTCTTCtgtttattcatctttttttctattttaatggttaatttaggatggtcattttaATAGGTATGCgaatgattattttaatttttatgtagatgattattttgattgaattgggtttagttatatataattaaaatatattagatgttcaatttattaggtatgtggatgattatttttatccttaagtggatggttatttttactaaGGGTGAGTGGTGTGTGACAAGCTAAGAAACGACGGTGAAAtgagatgattattgatgaaggtggggtGGCTGccgattgaaaataaaaaaagtattgGAGTAAAATGTTTTAATAAATTAGGATTTTAgatgattatttttttaaaataacttattgaattttttaaaaatgtgaAATAACTGagagattttgaatttattatttatttctattGGACTAAATAACAaacccattatacacattgtcaAGATTTTTCATTCACTTCCTAACATAATTCTTTCCTTAATAGTATATCAAATTTAATGATCGAATTGAGTAAAATAAATATTTGAAGATGAGATTGAGATGCAAATTTAACTTCAATCATCCATTTGAGTATCAACTCATAATTATTCAGCTAACTTAAGTAAACTTCCTTATTTTGACTTGTTAAGGCTTACAAAAGAGCCCAGGAGGCTTGAAGAAATAATGGCATCGTTACCACTGAGTCCTTGGATAAGCAGAGTCCCAGTCGCTTCCCCTTCGGCATCTCTCGTCTTCCACGCTGCTTCATGGCCAGCATCACTCTCTCTCGCTCGCTCCTCCCCTCGCCCTCCCCTCCTCCACTGCTCCTTCCTCTCCTCCTCTTCTACCTCCCTTTCCTTCCCTTCCTCTCTCCTCTCAGgtaacttctttttcttcttctgtgaGTTTCTTTAATTAaagtttgcttctttttcttcttctgtcaGTTTCTTTAATTCAAGTTTGCCGTTGAGCTTCATAGTTGTTTTGAGATTGTAACTGCCTAACTGGAATTGTCTTCCATTTGTGAAAACCAAAAGCGAAGCCGCGTTTGTGTTACTTATGAAAACAATGAGATTGGAGATGCATAAATTTCTCAAAGCGTAAGTACAGTAGGGAGTTACTCTTCTTGGGGAGGATTAATGCCCATTTTTATCCCGAAATTTTGAATAGTCAAAATAGCCCCTGTTGATAACAAATGTGagtcaagtttgttactttcgtGGATTATTTTCACCTGTCAAAACTTTAAGAACCAAAGTTTGCGCTATTCTTCTTGTGTGGATTTTCCTAGAACAGCATGTTATGTTATTACTAGGGAATAGTAGAAAGTTCAATTACCAGAGGAATTAACTTTGATTTTACAATgtgttttgatttaaatttcatACATCTAGAATTTAGTTGGAATTGTTTTGATTTGATATTTAATAGCTAAATTCACGATTTTACTCTTATTAGTTTATCTAATTTGCCAACTTTAGATATAAGTGATAATGCAAATTATTTAACAACATGAAATTGGTTTAGTCAAATTCAAGACATGGTCATGGTGGCAGATCTTTTAGTCTTATAACAACAAAAAGTACGAACAATTTGGCCAAAGCCAATAAGGTGCTTTTAACGGTATTTAACTCCTGTACTAAATTAAGGCTTGTTCACATTGTCGCTTCTGTTCTTAAAATGAGCTGCAAACCAGCCTCATGACTAAATTTGTGTAGATTCTAGTTTGTCTTGATCTCAACTAACTTCTTAACATTTCCAGGTTTGTCGCTGAGATTGGAGTTGACATCTGATGTTCGGGCTAGAAGAGAAAAGGGCCGTGGCCTGGTTGTGAGGGCAGGCAAGGCTGCTCTTTGCCAGACTAAGAGAAACAGATCGCGGAAATCATTGGCTCGGACCCATGGTTTCTGCAGACGAATGAGAACAAGTGGGAGAGCAATTTTGA contains the following coding sequences:
- the LOC107634469 gene encoding 50S ribosomal protein L34, chloroplastic, whose translation is MASLPLSPWISRVPVASPSASLVFHAASWPASLSLARSSPRPPLLHCSFLSSSSTSLSFPSSLLSGLSLRLELTSDVRARREKGRGLVVRAGKAALCQTKRNRSRKSLARTHGFCRRMRTSGRAILKRRRAKGRKVLCTKSHPNSGK